From the Polynucleobacter acidiphobus genome, the window GTGATTTGTAATAAAGCGACCGGTTTTTGGTCGGGCATTAATTGTTTCAACAGTTTTGCGCTGATGACGCTTGCGCCTGTGGCATTAATTTCGAGCTCCAACACATCGTTTTTGATGGTGTGTTTTTCGCCAGAGGCTAAATTGGCCGCATTAAAAACTGGGGCCTGCTGAGGTGTGGGCAAACTTTCCGCCTTGGGAAGGTCGGCTGATTTTTGAGGCTGGGGTGGGGTGGCGGCTGGGGCTTGCGATGCGCTTGCTGGAGGCGGCAGGCTTTCGGATGCCTGCGCCGGGCCTGGTGCTTGGCCAGAAGATATTAAGGGTGTGGGCCCAAAGAGCGCCTGTCGACCATCATAGATCAGCCAATTGTTATAGAGCATTAAGCCCGAAATCGTTAATACCGCCCAAAGGAGTGTGCGCTTAATGTCCATAGTTAGTGATTTGTTTGAATTAAGTTTTGTTTCTTTTGCTCGTGATCGACTGGATCGTAGCCGCCGGCTGACCAGGGATTGCATCGCAAAATTCGCCAACTGATTTTACCGATGCTTTTTAAGGTGGAGTGTTTCTTTAGACACTCGCATGCGTAAT encodes:
- the yidD gene encoding membrane protein insertion efficiency factor YidD; protein product: MNRLLGYLVRAYQLTLSPFVGGQCRFVPSCSDYACECLKKHSTLKSIGKISWRILRCNPWSAGGYDPVDHEQKKQNLIQTNH